In Sandaracinaceae bacterium, the following proteins share a genomic window:
- a CDS encoding helix-turn-helix transcriptional regulator, whose amino-acid sequence MNYAGQRLGRGAARHRDSDPHVEHAASPEPSAGSAASDHVHAPASFGALSPAPLLERAADLFRALGDTARLSLLEKLTHGEFCVGELADSSGEALSTVSQRLRRLRGDALVRRRRDGKHIYYTVADEHVAELIRTALDHALHEHEPTATSEDAGEEEDEG is encoded by the coding sequence ATGAACTATGCAGGTCAACGGCTCGGGCGGGGCGCCGCGCGGCATCGAGACTCCGATCCGCACGTGGAGCACGCTGCGTCGCCCGAACCCTCAGCCGGGTCTGCGGCGTCAGACCACGTGCACGCGCCCGCGTCGTTCGGCGCGCTGTCACCCGCCCCGCTGCTGGAGCGCGCGGCAGACCTGTTCCGCGCGCTCGGTGACACGGCTCGGCTGTCGCTGCTCGAGAAGCTCACGCACGGCGAGTTCTGTGTGGGCGAGCTGGCGGACTCCTCCGGCGAGGCGCTCAGCACCGTGTCGCAGCGGCTGCGGCGGCTGCGGGGTGACGCGCTGGTGCGTCGTCGTCGTGACGGCAAGCACATCTACTACACGGTGGCGGACGAGCACGTGGCGGAGCTCATCCGCACGGCGCTCGACCACGCCCTGCACGAGCACGAGCCCACCGCCACGAGCGAAGACGCGGGCGAAGAGGAGGACGAAGGATGA
- a CDS encoding CBS domain-containing protein: MKAMPRVARLMTPFPYSLDANADVSTAWAMMEEHGIRHIPVTQGETVLGVVSERDLWRCQAEGRHDIDMGGLVSAAPFIVEWSASLAEVAREMGARKIGSAVVLRDGRLAGILTTTDVCVYLAEVLEEHYHSPTTDDAA; this comes from the coding sequence ATGAAAGCGATGCCGCGCGTGGCCCGCCTGATGACGCCCTTCCCCTACTCGCTCGACGCCAACGCCGACGTATCCACCGCGTGGGCCATGATGGAGGAGCACGGCATCCGGCACATCCCGGTGACCCAGGGCGAGACCGTGCTGGGGGTAGTCAGCGAACGCGATCTCTGGCGCTGCCAGGCCGAGGGCCGCCACGACATCGACATGGGCGGGCTGGTGTCGGCGGCGCCCTTCATCGTGGAGTGGAGCGCGTCCTTGGCGGAGGTGGCCCGCGAGATGGGGGCCCGCAAGATCGGCTCGGCGGTGGTGCTGCGCGACGGACGGCTCGCGGGGATTTTAACCACCACGGATGTGTGTGTGTACCTGGCCGAAGTGCTGGAGGAGCACTATCACTCCCCTACGACCGACGACGCCGCATAG
- a CDS encoding enoyl-CoA hydratase family protein, translating to MTISVEINDGIAEVVMNNPPVNALTVAGWFDLAAKITACGKNPEVACVVLRAEGKGFNAGVDIKEMQTTDGFTALLGANKGCWEAFKAVYECEVPVISVVNDFCVGGGIGLVGNSDIIIASTGAKFGLPEVDRGALGAATHLARLVPPMKARAMVLTCENATAEELQAWGSVYAVVPRDQTRAKALEVAGTFKKKIKAVVRAAKECLNNIDPVDVNRSYRFEQGFTFQLNLAGAADEARNAFVEKRDVDTKAGS from the coding sequence ATGACCATCTCCGTAGAGATCAACGACGGCATCGCTGAAGTCGTCATGAACAACCCCCCGGTCAACGCGCTCACGGTCGCGGGCTGGTTCGATCTCGCCGCCAAGATCACGGCCTGCGGGAAGAACCCAGAGGTGGCCTGCGTGGTGCTGCGCGCCGAGGGCAAGGGCTTCAACGCCGGCGTGGACATCAAGGAGATGCAGACGACCGACGGCTTCACCGCGCTGCTCGGCGCCAACAAGGGCTGTTGGGAGGCCTTCAAGGCGGTCTACGAGTGCGAGGTGCCGGTCATCAGCGTGGTGAACGACTTCTGCGTGGGCGGCGGCATCGGCCTCGTGGGCAACTCGGACATCATCATCGCCAGCACGGGCGCCAAGTTCGGCCTGCCCGAGGTGGACCGTGGCGCGCTCGGCGCCGCCACTCACCTGGCGCGCTTGGTGCCCCCCATGAAGGCGCGCGCCATGGTGCTCACGTGCGAGAACGCCACCGCCGAAGAGCTGCAGGCGTGGGGCAGCGTCTACGCGGTGGTGCCGCGCGACCAGACGCGCGCGAAGGCGCTCGAAGTGGCGGGCACGTTCAAGAAGAAGATCAAGGCGGTGGTCCGCGCCGCCAAGGAGTGCCTGAACAACATCGACCCGGTGGACGTGAACCGCTCCTACCGCTTCGAGCAGGGCTTCACCTTCCAGCTCAACCTCGCTGGCGCTGCCGACGAGGCACGCAACGCCTTCGTGGAGAAGCGCGACGTGGACACCAAAGCCGGAAGCTGA
- a CDS encoding CoA transferase subunit A — MADKTMTLEDAVGEVRDGMTVGIGGWGSRRKPMAFVRALVRSGVKDLTIVSYGGPDVGILCATGQARKVVYGFVSLDSIALEPHFRNARQAGTIEAVSLDEGMFRLGLQAAAWRLPFLPTRAGLGSDVLVNQPQIRTVKSPYDDGEELVAIPAQRLDVAFIHMNRADTAGNGQYLGRDPYMDELFCMAADKAFMSAEKIVPTANLLDEGTFHTLKINRMMVQGVVHAPGGAHFTECPPDYERDEAFQKEYAASAKDAASWEAWKAKYLDVTEDEYQKAVAK; from the coding sequence GTGGCAGACAAGACGATGACACTCGAAGACGCCGTGGGCGAGGTGCGCGACGGCATGACCGTCGGCATCGGCGGCTGGGGCTCGCGGCGCAAGCCCATGGCCTTCGTGCGGGCGCTGGTGCGCTCCGGCGTGAAGGACCTGACCATCGTGAGCTACGGCGGCCCCGACGTGGGCATCCTGTGCGCCACGGGCCAAGCGCGAAAGGTGGTCTACGGCTTCGTGTCGCTCGACTCCATCGCGCTCGAGCCGCACTTCCGCAACGCACGCCAGGCCGGCACCATCGAGGCCGTGTCGCTGGACGAGGGCATGTTCCGCCTGGGCCTGCAGGCCGCCGCGTGGCGCTTGCCGTTCCTGCCCACGCGCGCAGGCCTCGGCTCCGACGTGCTGGTGAACCAGCCGCAGATCCGCACCGTGAAGTCGCCGTATGATGACGGTGAAGAGCTGGTGGCCATCCCCGCGCAGCGCCTGGACGTGGCGTTCATCCACATGAACCGCGCCGACACGGCTGGCAACGGGCAGTACCTTGGCCGCGACCCGTACATGGACGAGCTCTTCTGCATGGCCGCCGACAAGGCGTTCATGAGCGCCGAGAAGATCGTCCCCACCGCGAACCTGCTCGACGAGGGCACGTTCCACACGCTCAAGATCAACCGCATGATGGTGCAGGGCGTGGTGCACGCGCCGGGCGGAGCCCACTTCACCGAGTGCCCTCCGGACTACGAGCGCGACGAGGCGTTCCAGAAGGAGTACGCCGCGAGCGCGAAGGACGCGGCGTCGTGGGAGGCGTGGAAGGCCAAGTACCTCGACGTGACCGAAGACGAGTACCAGAAGGCGGTGGCGAAGTGA
- a CDS encoding CoA-transferase, protein MVSPMSPTSKLGAMLARATFEPDLVMTDGVNMILADNVPLGADVADAVIEGWMPFPFVFDTLFWGKRHVMMGGSQIDQYGNQNLAYLGGTFKQPKTQLLGVRGAPGNTINHTTSYFIGDHNPRVLVQKVDCVAGVGYDRAAKLHPNSRARHEIRRVITNLCVLDFETPDNRMRLRSVHPGVSVADVQAATGFELVIPSDVPESREPTADELAWLRKLDPKGVAAREVKS, encoded by the coding sequence ATGGTCAGCCCCATGAGCCCCACGTCCAAGCTGGGGGCCATGCTGGCGCGCGCCACCTTCGAGCCGGACCTGGTCATGACCGACGGCGTGAACATGATCCTGGCGGACAACGTGCCGCTCGGCGCCGATGTGGCCGACGCGGTGATCGAAGGGTGGATGCCCTTCCCCTTCGTGTTCGACACGCTCTTCTGGGGCAAGCGCCACGTCATGATGGGCGGCAGCCAGATCGACCAGTACGGCAACCAGAACCTCGCCTACCTGGGTGGCACCTTCAAGCAGCCCAAGACGCAGCTGCTGGGTGTGCGCGGCGCGCCGGGCAACACCATCAACCACACCACCAGCTACTTCATCGGGGACCACAACCCGCGCGTGCTGGTGCAGAAGGTGGACTGCGTGGCCGGCGTTGGCTACGACCGCGCGGCGAAGCTGCACCCCAACAGCCGCGCGCGGCACGAGATCCGGCGCGTCATCACCAACCTCTGTGTGCTGGACTTCGAGACGCCGGACAACCGCATGCGCCTCCGCTCCGTGCACCCCGGCGTGAGCGTGGCCGACGTCCAGGCCGCCACCGGCTTCGAGCTGGTCATCCCGAGCGATGTTCCCGAGTCGCGTGAGCCCACGGCCGACGAGCTGGCGTGGCTGCGCAAGCTGGATCCCAAGGGCGTTGCCGCCCGCGAGGTGAAGTCATGA
- a CDS encoding nitronate monooxygenase: MKAKLDAKLRTPICDLFGIDYPIIQTGMGWVSGAKLTSATSAAGGLGILAAATMTFEELEQAIQQVKDNTDRNFGVNLRADQADVMKRVELLISAQVKVASFAQAPGKAVITRLKDAGVLTMPTIGAQRHAQKVAEWGVDSVIAQGHEGGGHTGNVPTHILMRQVADVVSFPFLGAGGFSDGRGLVSAMASGASGIAMGTRFLLTQESQVPEHVKAQYLKTAIDGTVVTRAIDGYPQRVIRTPMIDELEQASPFTRFPKAARNALTLMKLTNTKLMDMIEEGRAMKESKGLTWSQLAMAANAPMLTKASMVDGKDSGILPTGQVVGVIDELPTVAQLLERIMDEARATLLSLQVG, encoded by the coding sequence ATGAAGGCCAAGCTGGACGCCAAGCTGCGCACGCCCATCTGCGACCTCTTCGGCATCGACTACCCCATCATCCAGACCGGCATGGGCTGGGTCTCGGGGGCCAAGCTCACCTCGGCCACGTCGGCGGCCGGCGGCCTCGGCATCCTGGCGGCGGCCACCATGACCTTCGAGGAGCTGGAGCAGGCTATCCAGCAGGTGAAGGACAACACCGACCGCAACTTCGGCGTGAACCTGCGCGCCGACCAGGCCGACGTGATGAAGCGCGTGGAGCTGCTGATCAGCGCTCAGGTGAAGGTGGCCAGCTTCGCGCAGGCGCCCGGCAAGGCCGTCATCACGCGCCTCAAGGACGCGGGCGTGCTGACCATGCCCACCATCGGCGCGCAGCGGCACGCCCAGAAGGTGGCCGAGTGGGGCGTGGACTCCGTCATCGCGCAGGGCCACGAGGGCGGCGGGCACACGGGCAACGTGCCCACGCACATCCTCATGCGGCAGGTGGCCGACGTGGTGTCGTTCCCGTTCTTGGGCGCTGGCGGCTTCAGCGACGGGCGCGGCCTCGTGTCGGCCATGGCCAGCGGCGCGAGCGGCATCGCCATGGGCACGCGCTTCTTGCTCACGCAGGAGAGCCAGGTGCCCGAGCACGTGAAGGCGCAGTACCTGAAGACGGCCATCGACGGCACCGTGGTGACGCGCGCCATCGACGGCTACCCGCAGCGCGTGATCCGCACGCCCATGATCGACGAGCTGGAGCAGGCCAGCCCGTTCACGCGCTTCCCGAAGGCGGCACGCAACGCGCTCACGCTCATGAAGCTGACCAACACCAAGCTCATGGACATGATCGAGGAGGGCCGCGCCATGAAGGAGAGCAAGGGGCTCACCTGGTCGCAGCTGGCCATGGCCGCCAACGCGCCGATGCTCACCAAGGCGAGCATGGTGGACGGCAAGGACTCGGGCATCCTGCCCACCGGTCAGGTGGTGGGTGTCATCGACGAGCTGCCCACCGTGGCCCAGCTGCTCGAGCGCATCATGGACGAGGCGAGGGCCACGCTGCTCTCGCTGCAGGTGGGGTGA
- a CDS encoding acyl-CoA dehydrogenase family protein, translated as MNLDFSAQESAFRAECRSWLEANVPKESLPSGDTREGYALHLEWERKLFDAGWSCVSWPKAYGGREASLYEWLIFEEEYYRVRAPSRVTQNGIFLLAPTIFEFGTEAQKQRILKPMARGDLSIAQAWSEPNSGSDLASLRSTAKRVDGGWLLTGQKTWSTRGAFSDMAYGLFRTDPSKSRHHGLTYCLFPLTGEGVTVRGVDRLDGDEGFAELFLEDLFVPDENVIGEVNKGWEVAMATTSSERGLSLRSPGRFMATATRLIDLYRRYRETCDPALRDQVIDAWMGAEAYRWYTFKSVTDMLTGKPIGAESSLNKVFWSEMDVRTHETALSILGQAQCLDEGSADAADEGAWIKGFQFALAGPIYAGTNEIQRNIAAQRVLGLPRG; from the coding sequence ATGAACCTCGACTTCAGCGCGCAGGAGAGCGCGTTCCGCGCCGAGTGTCGCTCGTGGCTGGAAGCCAACGTGCCGAAGGAGTCGCTCCCGAGCGGTGACACGCGCGAGGGCTACGCCCTGCACCTCGAGTGGGAGCGCAAGCTCTTCGACGCGGGCTGGTCGTGCGTGTCGTGGCCCAAGGCCTACGGCGGCCGCGAGGCCTCGCTCTACGAGTGGCTGATCTTCGAGGAGGAGTACTACCGCGTGCGCGCGCCCAGCCGCGTGACGCAGAACGGCATCTTCCTGCTGGCGCCCACCATCTTCGAGTTCGGCACCGAGGCCCAGAAGCAGCGCATCTTGAAGCCCATGGCGCGCGGGGACCTGAGCATCGCGCAGGCCTGGTCGGAGCCCAACTCGGGCAGCGACCTGGCCAGCCTCCGGAGCACGGCCAAGCGGGTGGACGGCGGCTGGCTGCTCACCGGGCAGAAGACCTGGTCCACGCGCGGCGCGTTCAGCGACATGGCCTATGGCCTCTTCCGCACGGACCCGAGCAAGTCGCGCCACCACGGCCTCACCTACTGCCTGTTCCCGCTCACGGGCGAGGGCGTGACGGTGCGCGGCGTGGACCGCCTGGACGGCGACGAGGGCTTCGCAGAGCTGTTCCTGGAAGACCTGTTCGTGCCCGACGAGAACGTCATCGGCGAAGTGAACAAGGGCTGGGAAGTGGCGATGGCCACCACGAGCAGCGAGCGCGGCCTGTCGCTGCGCAGCCCCGGGCGCTTCATGGCCACGGCCACGCGCTTGATCGACCTTTACCGCCGCTACCGCGAGACATGTGACCCGGCGCTCCGCGATCAGGTCATCGACGCGTGGATGGGGGCCGAGGCCTACCGCTGGTACACCTTCAAGAGCGTGACCGACATGCTGACGGGCAAGCCCATCGGCGCGGAGTCGAGCCTCAACAAGGTGTTCTGGTCGGAGATGGACGTGCGCACGCACGAGACCGCGCTGAGCATTCTGGGGCAGGCGCAGTGCCTGGACGAAGGCAGCGCCGATGCCGCCGACGAGGGGGCCTGGATCAAGGGCTTCCAGTTCGCGCTGGCGGGCCCGATCTACGCGGGCACCAACGAGATTCAACGGAACATCGCGGCGCAGCGCGTGCTGGGCCTGCCGCGCGGCTAG
- a CDS encoding acyl-CoA/acyl-ACP dehydrogenase, producing the protein MHFAFSEDQTLLRDTVRDVLAKECAPEVVRRVWNGASDLRAPVWSTLAENGFVGMAASEEAGGMGMDEVDLALVLEEAGYAGLPGPVAETSLAGLRLLETLGAGTPHAEWVGKVCAGDATLALCFEGQQLALHAPLADLLLIARGDALYAVPRAEAGLGEQTAVDRATTIATLDYTPSDKHLVARGPAATAAIQLAYERAALGNACIMVGLSRRMLDLAVAYAKDREQFGKPIGAQQAVQHHLANAAGRIAFAQPVVYRAAWALANRDRHGDESRREAELAVSTAKIYAEEAGRVVAKIALQVHGAIGYTIECDLHFFMKRVWTLAPFYGTAAEHRARIGAHIL; encoded by the coding sequence ATGCACTTTGCATTCTCCGAAGATCAGACGCTGCTGCGCGACACCGTGCGCGACGTGCTCGCGAAGGAGTGCGCGCCCGAGGTGGTGCGCCGCGTGTGGAACGGCGCGAGCGACCTGCGCGCCCCGGTGTGGAGCACGCTCGCCGAGAACGGCTTCGTGGGCATGGCCGCCTCCGAAGAGGCTGGCGGCATGGGCATGGACGAGGTGGACCTCGCGCTGGTGCTCGAAGAGGCCGGCTACGCGGGGCTTCCGGGCCCAGTGGCCGAGACGTCGCTGGCTGGCTTGCGCTTGCTGGAGACGCTGGGCGCGGGAACCCCGCATGCCGAGTGGGTGGGCAAGGTATGCGCGGGCGACGCGACCCTGGCGCTGTGCTTCGAAGGCCAGCAGCTGGCGCTGCACGCGCCGCTCGCGGACTTGCTGCTCATCGCTCGTGGCGACGCCCTCTATGCGGTGCCGCGCGCGGAGGCGGGGCTCGGCGAGCAGACCGCCGTGGACCGCGCGACGACGATCGCCACACTGGACTACACGCCGTCCGACAAGCACTTGGTGGCGCGCGGGCCAGCCGCCACGGCCGCCATCCAGCTCGCCTACGAGCGCGCCGCCCTCGGCAACGCGTGCATCATGGTGGGGCTCTCGCGGCGCATGCTGGACCTCGCGGTGGCGTACGCCAAAGACCGCGAGCAGTTCGGCAAGCCCATCGGCGCACAACAGGCGGTGCAGCATCACTTGGCCAACGCGGCTGGGCGCATCGCCTTCGCGCAGCCAGTCGTGTATCGCGCCGCGTGGGCGCTGGCCAACCGTGACCGTCACGGCGACGAGTCGCGCCGCGAGGCCGAGCTGGCCGTGTCCACCGCCAAGATCTACGCCGAAGAGGCGGGACGCGTGGTGGCCAAGATCGCGCTCCAGGTGCACGGCGCCATCGGCTACACCATCGAGTGCGACCTGCACTTCTTCATGAAGCGCGTGTGGACGCTGGCTCCCTTCTACGGCACCGCCGCGGAGCATCGCGCCCGCATCGGCGCGCACATCCTGTAA
- a CDS encoding acetyl-CoA C-acetyltransferase, translated as MPEAYIVDAVRTPVGRRKGGLGAEHPADLGAHVIKGLVERTGIDPAAVDDVIFGCVDTIGHQAGDIARTCWLAAGLPDSVPGTTVDRQCGSSQQAVHFAAQAVMSGTQDLVVAGGVQQMTQIPISAAMMVATQFGISDPFSGSKGWQARYGGQEVNQFLSAQRIAEKWDLSRAAMEAYSLESHERAIRAQDEGRFDREILPYGDVRIDEGPRRGSTLEKMAELKTLPGADRLTAGVASQISDASAALLIASEAAVKQHGLKPRARIHHISVRGADPIWMLTAPIPATQHALKKAGMSLNDIDLVEINEAFASVVMAWAKDLEADLSKVNVNGGAIALGHPLGATGARLMTTLLHELERTGGRYGLQTMCEGGGQANVTIIERL; from the coding sequence ATGCCCGAAGCCTATATCGTTGATGCCGTCCGTACGCCCGTGGGTCGCCGCAAGGGGGGCCTCGGGGCCGAGCACCCCGCCGATCTCGGCGCGCACGTCATCAAGGGCCTGGTCGAGCGCACGGGCATCGACCCGGCCGCCGTGGACGACGTCATCTTCGGCTGCGTGGACACCATTGGTCACCAGGCGGGCGACATCGCGCGCACGTGCTGGCTGGCGGCTGGCCTGCCGGACTCGGTGCCGGGCACCACGGTGGACCGCCAGTGCGGCAGCTCGCAGCAGGCCGTGCACTTCGCGGCGCAGGCCGTGATGAGCGGCACGCAGGACCTGGTGGTGGCCGGCGGCGTCCAGCAGATGACGCAGATCCCCATCAGCGCGGCCATGATGGTGGCCACCCAGTTCGGTATCAGCGACCCGTTCAGCGGCAGCAAGGGCTGGCAGGCGCGCTACGGCGGGCAAGAGGTGAACCAGTTCCTCTCGGCGCAGCGCATCGCGGAGAAGTGGGACCTCTCCCGCGCCGCCATGGAGGCCTACTCGCTCGAGAGCCACGAGCGCGCCATCCGCGCCCAGGACGAGGGCCGCTTCGACCGCGAGATCCTGCCCTACGGCGACGTGCGCATCGACGAGGGCCCGCGCCGCGGGAGCACGCTCGAGAAGATGGCGGAGCTCAAGACCCTGCCGGGCGCAGACCGCCTCACGGCCGGCGTGGCCAGCCAGATCTCGGACGCCTCGGCGGCGCTGTTGATCGCGAGCGAGGCCGCGGTGAAGCAGCACGGCCTCAAGCCGCGCGCGCGCATCCACCACATCAGCGTGCGCGGCGCGGACCCCATCTGGATGCTGACCGCGCCCATCCCGGCCACGCAGCACGCGCTCAAGAAGGCCGGCATGTCGCTGAACGACATCGACCTGGTCGAGATCAACGAGGCCTTCGCGTCGGTGGTCATGGCGTGGGCCAAGGACCTCGAGGCCGACCTGAGCAAGGTGAACGTGAACGGCGGCGCCATCGCGCTGGGCCACCCGCTGGGCGCCACGGGCGCGCGCCTGATGACCACGCTGCTGCACGAGCTCGAGCGCACCGGCGGCCGCTACGGCCTGCAGACCATGTGCGAAGGCGGCGGCCAGGCCAACGTCACGATCATCGAGCGCCTGTGA
- a CDS encoding thioredoxin domain-containing protein produces the protein MRCRSFARSHPHAWFLVLATVALATSPLGCAHSRPAPSTLVATGGHGTAPDFREWTPEAFAEARSTRKLLLISVQAGWCHWCHVMNAETFADPRVLAVLAQRYVVIRVEADARPDIAERYAEYGWPATALLTPDAEPILALRGYRAPDVFARILTRAADDVAAGRSTDAQQLDQPAHGTPPDLDAALAFTRAQLDELYEPRLGGWGRIQRYPFAAPLEHAFSRAVIDGEAAWLPRALTTATSYAALLDPVFGGMYQYSTRGDWQHPHFEKLAAIQAGAIQSFVSAYGATGDARWLEHARSVATYVRAFLEDPAGGFYASQDADVPTTRGVLPGADYYALADAERRALGLPRTDTALYASLNGLLIDALARLAQVDPEGPWLTSARAAAERLERTHRRGDAFAHAPNDPPGALLHLADQAYMARGLATLGETTGDPRWFALAERTLVFAEARLRDPERGGFFAHTADPSAVGVFAQRQKPLEQNAVMAELMLELSQRASDDARRDRALATLRDVAVPATIARQGRKVGALVLALERARSGYFLLSVVGEPADPATHALHRAALRFQRPDRLVELGVPGSSRYPYPGEAAVYLCSRDACSLPFTDAGSLAQGVTTFARSLRQ, from the coding sequence ATGCGCTGCCGCTCCTTCGCCCGCTCGCACCCCCACGCGTGGTTCCTGGTGCTCGCCACTGTCGCGCTGGCCACCAGCCCACTGGGCTGCGCACACAGTCGGCCGGCGCCGTCCACGCTCGTGGCAACCGGCGGTCACGGGACCGCGCCCGACTTCCGCGAGTGGACCCCGGAAGCCTTCGCCGAGGCGCGCAGCACACGGAAGCTGCTGCTCATCAGCGTGCAGGCCGGCTGGTGCCACTGGTGCCACGTCATGAACGCCGAGACCTTCGCCGACCCACGCGTGCTGGCCGTGCTGGCACAGCGCTACGTGGTCATCCGCGTCGAGGCCGACGCGCGCCCGGATATCGCCGAGCGCTACGCCGAGTATGGCTGGCCCGCGACGGCGCTCCTCACCCCCGACGCGGAGCCCATCCTCGCGCTGCGTGGGTACCGCGCCCCCGACGTGTTCGCGCGCATCTTGACGCGCGCCGCCGATGACGTCGCCGCCGGGCGGAGCACCGATGCCCAGCAACTCGACCAGCCGGCGCATGGAACGCCGCCCGACCTCGACGCCGCGCTCGCGTTCACCCGCGCACAGCTGGACGAACTCTATGAGCCGCGCCTCGGGGGCTGGGGACGCATTCAGCGCTACCCCTTCGCGGCTCCGCTCGAGCACGCCTTCTCGCGCGCTGTCATCGACGGAGAGGCCGCCTGGCTCCCGCGCGCGCTGACCACCGCCACGAGCTACGCCGCGCTGCTCGACCCCGTGTTCGGTGGGATGTACCAGTACTCCACCCGCGGAGACTGGCAGCACCCGCACTTCGAGAAGCTCGCGGCCATTCAGGCTGGCGCCATCCAGTCCTTCGTCAGCGCGTACGGCGCCACGGGGGACGCGCGCTGGCTCGAACACGCGCGCTCCGTGGCCACCTACGTACGAGCGTTCCTGGAGGACCCCGCGGGCGGCTTCTATGCCAGCCAAGACGCGGACGTTCCCACCACGCGGGGCGTGCTGCCTGGTGCGGACTACTACGCGCTCGCTGATGCAGAACGCCGCGCGCTGGGCCTGCCACGCACCGACACGGCGCTCTACGCCAGCCTGAACGGCCTCTTGATCGACGCGCTGGCGCGGCTCGCCCAGGTGGACCCCGAGGGCCCGTGGCTCACCTCGGCGCGTGCAGCCGCCGAGCGCCTCGAGCGCACGCACCGCCGCGGTGACGCCTTCGCGCACGCCCCCAACGACCCCCCGGGCGCGCTGCTGCACCTCGCCGATCAGGCGTACATGGCACGGGGGCTCGCCACGCTGGGTGAGACGACCGGAGACCCACGCTGGTTCGCGCTCGCGGAGCGCACCCTGGTCTTCGCCGAGGCCCGGCTGCGTGACCCCGAGCGCGGTGGCTTCTTCGCGCACACCGCCGACCCGAGCGCGGTGGGGGTGTTCGCGCAGCGCCAGAAGCCCCTCGAGCAGAACGCCGTGATGGCCGAGCTGATGCTCGAGTTGTCGCAGCGCGCGAGTGACGACGCGCGGCGTGACCGAGCGCTCGCCACGCTTCGGGACGTCGCCGTTCCGGCCACCATCGCCCGCCAGGGTCGCAAGGTCGGCGCGTTGGTGCTGGCGCTCGAGCGCGCGCGGTCGGGGTACTTCTTGCTCTCGGTGGTGGGCGAGCCCGCAGACCCGGCCACGCACGCGCTGCACCGCGCAGCCCTGCGGTTCCAGCGTCCCGACCGCTTGGTGGAGTTGGGCGTACCCGGGAGCAGCCGTTATCCATATCCAGGAGAGGCAGCGGTCTACCTCTGCAGCCGCGACGCATGCTCGCTCCCTTTCACGGACGCGGGGAGCCTAGCCCAGGGGGTGACCACCTTCGCGCGGTCCCTGCGCCAGTGA